The following proteins are encoded in a genomic region of Streptomyces sp. NBC_01723:
- a CDS encoding tetratricopeptide repeat protein, whose translation MGDMANLFGTGRFAQPSGQEEATDEAQEAADEAAEEVRLRLAVDGGDVEAMSMLGAMLLRRGDFDGAESQLRAATAAGDRAAANNLGVLLHQRGYADEAAGWWRIAAVAGSAAAAHALGRHFRERGDEPAAEYWLCQSAEQGHVLGAYALADLLEHRGDDAGAGRWMRAAAERGHREAAYRLARTLDRGAGPDRDGEDAAAAGEEVEQWYRQAAARGHRRAALHLGTILEKRGELKEAGRWYLTSAKEGEARAACALGFLLRDAGDTESAAVWWLRAAQDGDGNAANALGALHAERGETQTAERWYRAAMDAGDDNGAYNLGLLCAEQGRTAQAEQWYRRAAYAGHREASNALAILLLRGGDETGAEPWFSKAAEAGSVDAAFNLGILHAGRGAERTALRWYERAAAAGHTEAALQVGMARLRAGDEREAERFLRCAAGGGSAEAAYRLATVLDARRPPAPAHELGEPAQEKSECEEWYERAASQSHRRAQVRVGMLAAARGDVVEAARWYREAAEAGSRNGAFNLGLLLAREGSEPEAVVWWRRAADAGHGRAALRLALVCARRGELAEGQRWADRAVSLGPAEVGERAARLRDALRQELSA comes from the coding sequence ATGGGGGACATGGCAAATCTGTTCGGGACAGGGCGTTTTGCGCAGCCGTCCGGTCAGGAGGAGGCCACGGACGAGGCTCAGGAGGCCGCCGACGAGGCCGCGGAGGAAGTGCGCCTGCGGCTGGCCGTCGACGGCGGTGACGTCGAGGCGATGAGCATGCTCGGCGCGATGCTGCTGCGCCGGGGCGACTTCGACGGAGCCGAGTCGCAGCTGCGGGCCGCCACGGCGGCCGGTGACCGGGCGGCCGCGAACAACCTCGGCGTTCTGCTGCACCAGCGCGGATACGCCGACGAGGCCGCGGGCTGGTGGCGGATCGCCGCGGTCGCCGGATCCGCGGCCGCCGCACACGCGCTGGGGCGGCACTTCCGCGAGCGCGGGGACGAGCCCGCCGCGGAGTACTGGCTGTGCCAGTCCGCCGAGCAGGGGCACGTCCTGGGCGCCTATGCCCTCGCCGACCTGCTGGAACACCGCGGCGACGACGCCGGGGCCGGGCGCTGGATGCGGGCCGCGGCCGAGCGCGGGCACCGGGAGGCGGCGTACCGGCTGGCGCGGACGCTGGACCGCGGCGCCGGGCCGGACCGCGACGGCGAGGACGCGGCCGCCGCCGGCGAGGAGGTCGAGCAGTGGTACCGGCAGGCCGCCGCACGCGGTCACCGGCGGGCCGCGCTGCATCTCGGGACGATCCTGGAGAAGCGGGGCGAACTGAAGGAGGCCGGCCGCTGGTACCTCACGTCCGCCAAGGAAGGCGAGGCCCGCGCGGCCTGCGCGCTGGGCTTCCTGCTGCGGGACGCCGGGGACACCGAGAGCGCCGCCGTGTGGTGGCTGCGCGCCGCCCAGGACGGCGACGGCAACGCCGCCAACGCCCTGGGCGCCCTGCACGCCGAGCGCGGCGAGACCCAGACCGCCGAACGCTGGTACCGGGCCGCGATGGACGCCGGGGACGACAACGGGGCGTACAACCTCGGCCTGCTCTGCGCCGAGCAGGGCCGCACCGCGCAGGCCGAGCAGTGGTACCGCCGGGCCGCGTACGCCGGGCACCGGGAGGCGTCCAACGCGCTCGCCATCCTGCTGCTGCGCGGCGGGGACGAGACCGGCGCCGAGCCGTGGTTCTCCAAGGCGGCCGAGGCGGGCAGCGTGGACGCCGCCTTCAACCTCGGGATCCTGCACGCGGGTCGGGGCGCGGAGCGGACGGCGCTGCGCTGGTACGAGCGGGCCGCGGCCGCCGGGCACACGGAGGCGGCGCTCCAGGTCGGCATGGCCCGCCTGCGGGCCGGGGACGAGCGCGAGGCGGAGCGGTTCCTGCGGTGCGCGGCGGGGGGTGGCAGCGCGGAGGCCGCGTACCGGCTGGCGACGGTGCTGGACGCGCGCCGGCCGCCCGCGCCCGCGCACGAGCTGGGCGAGCCGGCACAGGAGAAGTCGGAGTGCGAGGAGTGGTACGAACGGGCGGCCTCGCAGAGCCACCGCCGGGCCCAGGTGCGGGTCGGGATGCTCGCCGCCGCGCGCGGTGACGTGGTGGAGGCGGCGCGGTGGTACCGGGAGGCGGCCGAGGCCGGGTCCCGCAACGGCGCGTTCAACCTGGGTCTGCTGCTGGCCCGCGAGGGCAGTGAGCCCGAGGCCGTCGTGTGGTGGCGCCGCGCGGCCGACGCCGGTCACGGACGGGCCGCGCTGCGGCTGGCGCTCGTCTGTGCGCGACGGGGGGAGCTGGCGGAGGGACAGCGCTGGGCGGACCGGGCGGTGTCGCTGGGCCCGGCGGAGGTCGGCGAACGGGCGGCCCGGCTGCGGGACGCCCTGCGGCAGGAGCTGTCGGCCTGA
- a CDS encoding Fur family transcriptional regulator, which yields MSDLLERLRGRGWRMTAQRRVVAEVLDGEHVHLTADEVHARAVGRLPEISRATVYNTLGELVSLGEVLEVATDKRAKRYDPNAHTPHHHLVCAQCGAIRDVHPTGNPMADLPDSERFGFTVSDVEVTYRGTCPNCAAA from the coding sequence ATGAGTGACCTACTGGAACGACTGCGCGGTCGTGGCTGGCGCATGACCGCGCAACGGCGCGTCGTGGCCGAGGTCCTCGACGGCGAACACGTCCATCTGACGGCCGACGAGGTGCACGCCAGGGCCGTGGGCAGGCTCCCGGAGATCTCCCGGGCGACGGTCTACAACACCCTGGGCGAGCTGGTCTCGCTCGGTGAGGTGCTGGAGGTCGCGACGGACAAGCGCGCCAAGCGCTACGACCCGAACGCGCACACGCCGCACCACCACCTGGTCTGCGCCCAGTGCGGCGCGATCCGCGACGTCCACCCGACGGGCAACCCGATGGCCGACCTCCCCGACTCGGAGCGCTTCGGCTTCACCGTCTCGGACGTCGAGGTGACCTACCGCGGCACCTGCCCGAACTGCGCGGCGGCATAG
- a CDS encoding catalase: protein MTQGPLTTEAGAPVADNQNSETAGVGGPVLVQDQLLLEKLAHFNRERIPERVVHARGAGAYGTFTVTADVTPYTRAKFLSEVGKETETFLRFSTVAGNLGAPDAVRDPRGFALKFYTEEGNYDLVGNNTPVFFIKDAIKFPDFIHTQKRDPYTGSTEMDNVWDFWSLSPESTHQVTWLFGDRGIPASYRHMDGFGSHTYQWSNEAGEAFWVKYHFKTDQGIKTLTQAEADKLAGADPDSHQRDLRQAIERGEFPSWTVGVQIMPVAEAAKYRFNPFDLTKVWPHADYPVIEFGKLELNRNPENVFAEVEQSIFSPSHFVPGIGPSPDKMLQGRLFAYGDAHRYRVGINADHLPVNRPHATEARTNSRDGFLYDGRHKGAKNYEPNSFGGPFQTDRALWQPVAVSGVTGETEAPSHAEDNDFVQAGNLYRLMTEGEKGRLIDNLAGALSGVSRDDIVERAVNNFRQADGDFGKRLEAAVQALRG from the coding sequence GTGACTCAGGGACCGCTCACTACGGAAGCCGGTGCACCGGTGGCCGACAACCAGAACAGCGAGACCGCGGGCGTCGGCGGCCCCGTGCTCGTCCAGGACCAGCTCCTGCTGGAGAAGCTGGCCCACTTCAACCGGGAGCGCATCCCGGAGCGCGTCGTGCACGCCCGCGGCGCCGGCGCGTACGGCACCTTCACCGTCACCGCCGACGTCACCCCGTACACCCGCGCGAAGTTCCTCTCCGAGGTGGGCAAGGAGACGGAGACCTTCCTCCGCTTCTCCACCGTGGCCGGCAACCTGGGCGCGCCGGACGCCGTCCGGGACCCGCGCGGCTTCGCGCTGAAGTTCTACACCGAAGAGGGCAACTACGACCTCGTCGGCAACAACACCCCGGTGTTCTTCATCAAGGACGCCATCAAGTTCCCCGACTTCATCCACACCCAGAAGCGCGACCCGTACACGGGCTCGACCGAGATGGACAACGTCTGGGACTTCTGGAGCCTGTCGCCGGAGTCGACGCACCAGGTGACCTGGCTCTTCGGCGACCGCGGCATCCCGGCGTCGTACCGCCACATGGACGGCTTCGGCTCGCACACCTACCAGTGGAGCAACGAGGCCGGCGAAGCCTTCTGGGTGAAGTACCACTTCAAGACGGACCAGGGCATCAAGACCCTCACCCAGGCCGAGGCCGACAAGCTCGCCGGTGCGGACCCCGACTCGCACCAGCGCGACCTGCGTCAGGCGATCGAGCGGGGCGAGTTCCCGTCCTGGACCGTCGGCGTGCAGATCATGCCCGTCGCCGAGGCGGCGAAGTACCGCTTCAACCCGTTCGACCTGACCAAGGTGTGGCCGCACGCGGACTACCCGGTCATCGAGTTCGGCAAGCTGGAGCTCAACCGCAACCCGGAGAACGTCTTCGCCGAGGTCGAGCAGTCGATCTTCTCCCCGTCGCACTTCGTGCCCGGCATCGGCCCGTCCCCGGACAAGATGCTCCAGGGCCGCCTCTTCGCGTACGGCGACGCCCACCGCTACCGCGTCGGCATCAACGCCGACCACCTCCCGGTGAACCGCCCGCACGCCACCGAGGCGCGCACCAACTCCCGTGACGGCTTCCTGTACGACGGCCGCCACAAGGGTGCGAAGAACTACGAGCCGAACAGCTTCGGCGGTCCGTTCCAGACGGACCGCGCGCTGTGGCAGCCGGTCGCGGTCTCCGGTGTCACCGGCGAGACCGAGGCTCCGTCGCACGCCGAGGACAACGACTTCGTCCAGGCGGGCAACCTCTACCGGCTGATGACGGAGGGGGAGAAGGGGCGGCTGATCGACAACCTGGCCGGCGCCCTCTCCGGCGTCTCGCGCGACGACATCGTCGAGCGCGCGGTGAACAACTTCCGTCAGGCCGACGGTGACTTCGGCAAGCGGCTGGAGGCCGCGGTCCAGGCCCTGCGCGGCTGA
- a CDS encoding CBS domain-containing protein — protein MLVREVMSKVVLTIGPAHTLRQSAALMSARGVGAAVVHDPDADGIGILTERDVLVSVGQGQDPDTERVHAHTTTDVVFAAPSWTVEEAAAAMAHGGFRHLIVLEGGEPAGIVSVRDIIRCWAPERSRPGTPAVTA, from the coding sequence ATGCTCGTCCGCGAAGTCATGAGCAAGGTAGTCCTCACCATCGGCCCCGCCCACACACTCCGTCAGTCCGCCGCCCTGATGTCCGCACGCGGCGTCGGCGCGGCCGTGGTGCACGACCCCGACGCCGACGGCATCGGCATCCTCACCGAACGCGACGTCCTGGTCTCCGTGGGCCAGGGCCAGGACCCGGACACCGAGCGCGTCCACGCCCACACCACCACCGACGTCGTCTTCGCCGCACCGTCCTGGACCGTGGAGGAGGCGGCCGCGGCGATGGCGCACGGCGGCTTCCGCCACCTCATCGTGCTCGAGGGCGGCGAGCCGGCCGGGATCGTCTCGGTGCGCGACATCATCCGCTGCTGGGCGCCGGAGCGTTCGCGGCCGGGCACCCCGGCGGTGACGGCCTGA
- the hisN gene encoding histidinol-phosphatase, protein MPDYLDDLRLAHVLADAADAATMDRFKALDLKVETKPDMTPVSEADKAAEELIRGHLARARPRDSVQGEEFGTTGAGTRRWVIDPIDGTKNYVRGVPVWATLIALMEAGEGGYQPVVGLVSAPALGRRWWAVQDHGAFTGRSLTSASRLQVSQVSTLSDASFAYSSLSGWEEQGRLDGFLDLTREVWRTRAYGDFWPYMMVAEGSVDICAEPELSLWDMAANAIIVTEAGGTFTGLDGRHGPHSGNAAASNGRLHDELLGYLNQRY, encoded by the coding sequence ATGCCCGACTACCTCGACGACCTCCGCCTCGCCCACGTGCTCGCCGACGCCGCCGACGCGGCGACGATGGACCGCTTCAAGGCCCTCGACCTCAAGGTCGAGACGAAGCCGGACATGACCCCGGTGAGCGAGGCGGACAAGGCCGCCGAGGAACTCATCCGCGGCCACCTCGCCCGCGCCCGCCCCCGCGACTCGGTGCAGGGCGAGGAGTTCGGCACCACGGGCGCCGGTACCCGTCGCTGGGTGATCGACCCGATCGACGGCACCAAGAACTACGTCCGGGGCGTCCCCGTCTGGGCCACCCTGATCGCGCTCATGGAGGCCGGCGAGGGCGGCTATCAGCCCGTGGTCGGGCTGGTCTCCGCCCCGGCCCTCGGGCGCCGTTGGTGGGCGGTGCAGGACCACGGCGCGTTCACCGGCCGCAGTCTGACCTCCGCCTCCAGGCTCCAGGTCTCCCAGGTGTCCACGCTCTCCGACGCCTCGTTCGCGTACTCGTCGCTCAGCGGCTGGGAGGAGCAGGGGCGGCTGGACGGCTTCCTCGACCTCACCCGCGAGGTGTGGCGCACACGCGCGTACGGCGACTTCTGGCCGTACATGATGGTCGCCGAGGGCTCGGTGGACATCTGCGCCGAACCCGAGCTGTCCCTCTGGGACATGGCCGCGAACGCCATCATCGTCACGGAGGCCGGCGGTACCTTCACCGGCCTCGACGGGCGCCACGGCCCGCACAGCGGCAACGCGGCGGCGTCGAACGGCCGCTTGCACGACGAACTCCTCGGCTATCTGAACCAGCGCTACTGA
- a CDS encoding TetR/AcrR family transcriptional regulator, with protein MPAARESLLDAAYQALARRPWSAVRMVDVAAAAGVSRQTLYNEFGSKEGLARALVRREADGYLAGVDRALAGPSDPRERLTATAEWMMSAAHENALVRALLTGCWSERLPAPELTAVPSSSAAPAQRRADGPLPSPGDFVALVRDRAVAVLYGADPLAPPDAVELARSCELAVRLALSCVAAPPGEGGVADLVRTALPRRSMA; from the coding sequence GTGCCCGCAGCCCGGGAGTCCCTGCTCGACGCCGCTTACCAGGCGTTGGCGCGTCGGCCGTGGTCCGCCGTGCGGATGGTGGACGTCGCGGCGGCGGCCGGGGTGTCCCGGCAGACGCTGTACAACGAGTTCGGCAGCAAGGAGGGCCTCGCGCGGGCGCTCGTGCGGAGGGAGGCCGACGGCTATCTCGCGGGCGTGGACCGCGCGCTCGCCGGGCCCAGCGACCCGCGTGAACGGCTCACCGCGACCGCCGAGTGGATGATGTCCGCCGCCCACGAGAACGCGCTGGTCCGTGCGCTGCTCACCGGCTGCTGGAGCGAGCGGCTGCCCGCACCGGAGCTGACGGCCGTGCCGTCCTCCTCCGCCGCGCCGGCCCAGCGCCGGGCCGACGGTCCGCTGCCCTCGCCCGGCGACTTCGTGGCCCTGGTCCGCGACCGTGCCGTGGCCGTCCTGTACGGCGCCGACCCGCTCGCCCCGCCGGACGCCGTCGAACTGGCCCGCTCCTGCGAACTGGCGGTGCGGCTCGCCCTGTCCTGCGTCGCGGCACCGCCCGGCGAGGGCGGCGTGGCCGACCTCGTGCGCACCGCCCTGCCGCGCCGGTCGATGGCGTAG
- a CDS encoding DMT family transporter, whose product MAWLLVIVAGLLETGFAVCLKLSHGFTRLWPTVAFCAFALGSFGLLTLALKRLDVGPAYAVWTGIGAAGTAIYGMVFLGDLVSTLKIVSISFVIIGVVGLQLSGSAH is encoded by the coding sequence ATGGCGTGGCTGCTGGTCATAGTGGCCGGGTTGCTCGAGACCGGCTTCGCCGTCTGCTTGAAGCTGTCGCACGGCTTCACCCGGCTCTGGCCCACCGTCGCCTTCTGCGCCTTCGCCCTGGGCAGTTTCGGACTGCTGACCCTGGCCCTGAAGAGGCTCGACGTCGGCCCCGCCTACGCGGTGTGGACCGGCATCGGCGCCGCGGGCACCGCCATCTACGGCATGGTCTTCCTCGGCGACCTGGTCTCGACCCTGAAGATCGTCTCGATCAGCTTCGTCATCATCGGCGTGGTCGGGCTCCAGTTGTCGGGCTCGGCGCACTGA